The DNA region TCAATTGAACCTGAACCTGGAATTCAACTCATTGAAGCTTGTTTCACATCTGTTTTGGACTTAAACGCGTGAAGAACACCGATTGCATGCACTGCCATTGCCGGTATGTCGAAAATTCGAATCTCCTGTTTTGTTCGATTGATAGGTGCTTTGTGTAGTGCGTTTCATGTAGAATTCAGTGATGTGTTTAGTTTTGAGAATGATGAACCGTAGGCTGCGCAATCTTGATTTGAAAGTATGAATGCGAAACTTTAAACGATCGATCCGGTTCATACAGTTCGATTTAGGTTGATTAGGTTATATATTCATGATCTATGCGTCGAGACCTTTCCAATGGTTATTAATTTGTTAAATTTGGTGATGAAATGAGCAAAGTCGAAATTGTGTGTTGATGATGAACATGAGCGTAAGCTGTGCGAAGAAGAAGCTGCTTCTGGAATTTGTCCGGTTTTGATCCATCAAGTGGCAGAGAGAGTTTCGAATAGTGTTTCCCGCCGAGCTAAGCGTATCACACATTGACAGCACATTAAGTGTGCTGCTGTGCGTTTGAACTGTGGGAGCGAAATTCCCAATTATGCACTACTGTTATTCAAGtccaaattaattaattaatatattcaaaaaaattataattaattcATAAAAGTCATTAGAAAATCATAACACatgaaataattcataaaaaaaattcataaaaattcagaaaaatatggaaattttttctatgactttgttgatgagtgtagaatttttttgacctattggtcaaagttgtgcttggtaataatattatttggcttaggcttgtttcacatgtatGATGTTTTGACACCTTGCACCATTTTAATTGGGAAATGCACAtgatgtaaaataaattcttgaaaatttttgtggtggttcttgactcattgaggattatttatatgtaaatttcatgaatttttgatacctggttagagagcagcaaattctggaacttaggtgtgacaatttgtgtcacacctcttgatgtcaacttgttgaatttaattggataacctatgcatgttggaattgaatgaaatttggcatggtgaattgttgatatgttaggatgttgtatgaatttttgtagaatttttcactgtattttcaatttgatcatgatttttcatttctggttgttgaaattgcaagctcatgtgatacatgttggtagattgattgggaaatcctcatattgtattgtatggccatgaaatttgatatgcatgaactagacacattgtgtgacctccctgttttggtctcatccatttctttttagtttccaatgagatatgaatttttgaattggatgtatgcattgatggtatgaattgaagcatgagattgtgtctgtttttgttgattttcattgacatggttccattttcccaattgagctcaaatttgacatggtagaccttgattgacccctgtttaggtgtatttaatttgagattttttttgatgtgttttggcatggctttgaatgcaatacttctgtttgtatgtttggtggttcatttgacctcatatggattgttttgtgcatgaattgaacatgatggatgatataaacatgagaccaatgatgtttgatcttgtttgatgttaatttgatgttggatggtggataccttgctgttttaacttttttcttgcttttggaccctaggcttggcctagtggtctagttactaatgtttgcttgatttttcaggatcaagTAAGCAATGTACGTGGAAAATGATACAAGttggttttaattgatgttgtggatgtttgtacactaacataacattgttttgtaggtgttggagcttgggcttaagccttgagcttgctttgtgttgtattgtttaaactgcTTCTTGTTGTACAGTTTGTCTGATTGATTAttgactgagtttgattgtttccaggtactttagtcgctcagttccttgtgaactattgctttgctttgcttaagcaacttgcatttgaggtataaccttcttacttcatgtagtctggagacccggctgttaccgggccgggcaaattgtctgaagtcctccttaagaggcaatgcttgtgtatgtttatttttaagcccaagcaggtaaagtccttcaagtaaggcaattggtggaaggtagggacaagcaacctgtcccccactattcagtgagtcttctccttgctcccattacatggttgtagcattgagatcaaaagcccaagatctgttgtgtcggagtcatcgagtatagaagggttcccctattctggacccatgctcatttgtcagctctccctggttagggataagagctgtgaggtctcatcctcacttcatcctttcatctgcttcaccttagcctcgtaatggcaaggttaagagcaaacccagcctgtacagacgattgcttaggcagtcaaacctgattgattgagccccttgtttggctatagtgcgtgttatgtggatatctgattgacatgattgtgtgagatgcctgttctcatttgatgtatgttgattggtatgcttgtatgcttgtgtgttagcttctttcctggttaggaatagtttgcttatgcaagtaggttagaaacctgaacttagggcgactttgcatgacaacattaggctcgagtctcagctccctagtgtcgtgtctttccctctgtttctggttaggagagagtttctcccctgtttaggggaactacatcgccctgatccttgttccagacaaggtatgtaggcaggtggtcgtacgagaccactccgggcgcctttttcttttttgcgtgtgtttgtttgtatttATTGTTATAtgactgtgtgttttggctcggatgccgacgtaagtccaataattggctgtcgggctccacgtttgccgttttgtgcgtgttttggttcggatgccgacgtaactccatccagtggttgtcgggctccatgtttgccacccttgcttgtttgtatgttttgtgttgtttggcgtgcgtaagccgaactacagtggctctgattcttgttccagacaagatatgtaggcataaggtgcgataccttatcgagcccgtttctcctaaccccacctgcgttcccttgtgtgtgtgtgtgatgtttagcaaccttttcttttcttagaacgtggatcccgtcgagtacgacggacgtgaggggtgctaataccttcccctcgcgtaaccgactcccgaaccttttctctctggtcgcgagaccatgtctttccaggtttctctgagcgtttcctttccctatcttgggataaataacgcgcagtggcggctctgttttgttttattctgagcttcgccggttgttttttcgcaggatgcgacagctggcgactctgctggggattctcgatgtagacctatgctggtccatcgtccctaagcgagtccttcctagcgttttaggattggtttgggttgcttattgtgtgttatttattgcatttattattctaaccagtgtgtatatatttgcattaatgtctgcatgcatcataccATCATATTGTTGTcgtcctctgtacaggtggttcctctgttttggggtgggagttactcgaggtaaaaggcccaatacccaggctatgagtgaaatctaggaaacctaggaatagagtgatgcatgggaagcgggtggtatggcgccacttagcggaacattgatatcacgagcagttcagaccctggtgggatattatcggtgcatacatcgggtgtgcacaggatgatattctgcgaaaggttatttatgctgcgtttctcttgaccttaccctggcctagatgatacccgtgagtggggagggaatgatcattttaacaggtacagatggtgactgttggtgatAGATGGTGATCAAATGGTGATTTTATTCAGAGAcatatttatgagtcggatttatggtcatttattgccgagacgccggagtgctgtccgtgatttatcagtggggatccgtttatttcaggattccccgggccgagatatttatcagtggggatccgtttatttcaggattccccgggccgattcagatggttgtgagtgtctgctcagagagtgatgatgatgatgtatctttcttccgtttatttcggaacccgtgggtcagattggtggttacatattccctcagatggttatgatcagttcagaaatcaaggctgtgactcagagcaacaaatgatcagatgacttggaggatggcccagtgcattgcatacatctgcatcattctcattttgcattcatctgcactcaaactcacgtctagccatatggggagtattattgattgagaatctggttgagagacattttgaatttcagaatatggatgtcaaaatgttgtctgtctcgatgaaatcagaatcaaaggacagaagcttcctcatatggatagacgttgcattcatgcatattaacctgtttgctgttttgcaggaatcattgctcgtgctcgcagaactgtacttttgcactcaactcgtcctcacagatacttcaccagacgcaatactcccagactgatggatcctcccaacgctgacatcctcgaactgaaagagaagatgggagagctgatcaatgtcatgcaagagttcgccttggggcagaaagtaattgccgaaaaggtggggagaattgaagactggctgaagatggggaacatgcaaggaaacgcttcgtcgtctggaccgaagaaatcttttggtaatgaccagcacaaggatgagggtgaatcgagtgctgtgcACGCCCAGAGGGGgcacggtaggggtcgttactaccagcacactgctgcggtgACCATCCCTGCTGGTAAGCAGTCGGTCCGACAGCAACCTCAGACTACTCCACAGAAGATACAGGGAGCTGGGAGTCAAGGGaaaggaaagggggttgatcgtcattttgacaagccacccatgCCCTACGCTgctctgtttaaaaggttgatgGCTATGGGGATGGTTCAGCCAAGAATGTTAGCTCCATTGAGATCGGACCAGTGGCCACCTAACTATAATGAGAacgccaaatgtgaatttcattctggtacgCAGGGGCATGACATTGAGGGTTGCAGAGCCTTTAAGCATACTGTTCAAGACCTACTGGAGTCCAAGGCCCTCCATTTTTCAATGTTGACagatgttaatgctaatcccatgccgacgcatggtcaggtgatgggGAAGGCAgttgctgaagattcagatcacaCCCGGGCAGTGGGTAAAGAAGCTAACAGTGACTGGGGaattgatcaatggataaaatcgtgcgtgcCAGGGAGCTGGAAGGCCTAGAAAGAATCAGCACTGTTACTCATCTGGAAGAGtattatttcttgttttcagtttatttgcatgaaagccatacgtgttacccgacacgtaatggttcattgtaagggccacctcatgtttaaatttgcatttctgcatcattaataaatggatgtttttcagtcaaaaaacggtgttccctgtttttcaattatttttgcagtttaaaaacaaataaaaatggcaatgtttattttcatttttcatcttttttttgatttgtctcgtcccaacttcaaaaataattctccggatctcgttgataacaatttggttacgccctcatatgacttcgacaatccgagcgatcaggctgaagaagaaagcgaagaagattgtgatctgctggaattagccagattgctgaaacaagaggagaaggtgattcagccgctcgagggcgagttgagattgttattccaggtACCGTCGAGGTCGGGAAGGAAAAATTGGGGCCgtttcagaggcaagtcaagagcagaatggtagccctgttaaaagagcatgtggatatTTTCGCTTGGTCGTGTCAGGATACGCCAGGGTCGAACACCGATATCGTTGCTCACAAGCTACCAcggagagaagactgtcctctagagaagcaggACGCCGATGCCACTTATCAGAGAactatggtgactttgtttcatgatatgattcatcatggaatcgaatgctatgacatgatagcaaagtcccaatCGGAAGTGGGGCATTTGGCGGACCGGGGCAAGTCGGTTGGATGGTTGAGGTaattcaagctgaggttgaattcgaatcAGTGCACTATCGGAGTGCGATCCGGTAAATCgttggggtttattgtaagaagggaatcgaggttgatcctgctaaaaaagaaataataaataaaaaaaaaacgcCTGGACCGAGAAAAAGAAAAGAGtaggttcgtggtttcttggaAAGATTGAACTATCTatcatggttcacatctcatctgACAGCACGTGTGAACCTTTATTCAAGATGTTGAgaaaaaaatcaaacggtcaggtgaaataatgattgccaaggggcattgaaaaaatgAAAGATTAAGTTGCAGGGACCTTTGATTCTGATACCTtctgtggaaggagcaattgtcAAATCTGTACTCGACGGCCTTCaaggggtctacgaggtgtattgggtcagcatgacaagtcttgtcgaaaagagcatgcaatttaccttagcaaaaagtttatcgactgtgaagCAGTACATTCACcgttcgagaaaacttgctgtactttggcataggctgctcgccgactgagacagtgtatgctggatcataccactttgtggatttccaagatggatccgattaagtatgggtttgagaatccagcattgaccggacgggttgtgaaaGAGCAAAAGAGTATTGACTGATCAGTACACCGCTCAgaaaagcaatcaaggggtgtagtgcctgattacatcgctctgcaacccattgaggattatcaaccgatgaagtttgagttccctgatgaggacatctcgaggtgctctaatcgaaagattgagagtaaccgatcccggaggaggggcctgaccctgaatccgaacggattctgatgtctgatggggaggttaaggtgaataagcttttgcTGCCAGGATAACATTcgagtgcaccaacaacgtagctgaatatgaagcttgtatcctgggtattgaacTCTGATGCGCACAcctactggggcaactcctttctcattggtatatgggatggaggctgtgttacctgttgaagttcagattccctctttgagagtcctgatggacgtgaaattgcaagaggctgaatgggtaaggacccggtacgaagagttgagcctgatagaggaaaagaggctagcagccatctgtcatgggtagttataccagcaaaggaggaagcgtgcttttgacagaaaggtacgacctcgggtatatcatgtaggtgatatggtgttgaaaaggatccttcctcctcaagacgatcgaaggggcaaacggacactcagtcatgaatccccagcatggtcaagaaggttttctctggtggagccttgttgttaacggccatggatggcgaggattttccatcccctgtgaatgcggacgcagttaaaaaatacttcgtatgaagagacccgctggacgaaaagaataaaatagtccaggcaaaaatgggcatcccggcgaaccaaaaacagaaaaaggttcgggcaaaaattagggatatagaagaaaaatgtacacccggcaagtcgaaaacctggaaaggcgacttgggcaaaaaagggtatcccggtggactgaaaacccgaaagggcggtccaggcaaaagagggattgaaacgaacaactgcgtctagcatgatcgtttgcgctttggttaaggcatcgtggataatacccggtagggatcagttggaatcgtcttgttcagaaggcagaaagcaaggagagtctgaggacatatggggt from Lathyrus oleraceus cultivar Zhongwan6 chromosome 1, CAAS_Psat_ZW6_1.0, whole genome shotgun sequence includes:
- the LOC127115789 gene encoding uncharacterized protein LOC127115789, which produces MDPPNADILELKEKMGELINVMQEFALGQKVIAEKVGRIEDWLKMGNMQGNASSSGPKKSFGNDQHKDEGESSAVHAQRGHGRGRYYQHTAAVTIPAGKQSVRQQPQTTPQKIQGAGSQGKGKGVDRHFDKPPMPYAALFKRLMAMGMVQPRMLAPLRSDQWPPNYNENAKCEFHSGTQGHDIEGCRAFKHTVQDLLESKALHFSMLTDVNANPMPTHGQVMGKAVAEDSDHTRAVGKEANSDWGIDQWIKSCVPGSWKA